TCTACTGCCCATCAGGTTCAGAGTTTGTCTAAAGCGTCGCCTCGCTTTACGCTTTAGCGCTTAAGCAGTGAGGCGCCCTCCCCCCCTCCCCCAGCGCCTCGCTTCGCCTCACCTCTTTGAAAACATAGCTAGAGTCAGAAGGTTCAAAGGTCAAAGGGGGACGACACATGTTCAATTGGTTAAGTGTGCTTGAGTGAGATGATCCAAAACCTCAACTGATTTGTCATTTCCTCTATCACTAAATAAATTCGTTTTTATATTTATATGAAAACTATATATGACTTTGTGTTTTTCTTAGGACACAACTCACGCAAGAGGGCGCTCTGGATTATCACTGTGGCAGCTCTATTACTGTCAATATTTCTGTGTATTATCTGTTTTGTTGTATGGATGAGAAGGCGAAGAAAAGGTTTGTTGTTATCACGATTACAACATTCCTCTAAGAAAAACTACCACTTATTTATGTACTCAGCCTTAAAGTTGTATGTGTGCCCCCTTAATTTAGGAACGGAAATCTTACACGATCAAGCTGCCATGAATAGGCCGGAAGAGGACGCATTGGCTTGGAGATTGGAACAGAAGAGTTCGGAGTTCATTCTGTTTGACTTGTCTGAGATATTACATGCTACACACAACTTCTCCAAAGAAAACCTACTTGGGCAAGGTGGTTTTGGCCCTGTCTACAAGGTAAATGCATTGTCTTGAAAAGATTCAATCATATGTTCATTCTAAAATATACATTAAATCATGGTTTCCTAAAAATTATCCTTATATACTTACAATAGCACTAATTACAGTAGTCCAATCTATAATGAATATTGCTATGATTTTCCTAGTTTTGTAAACTACCTTGGAAAATAATATAAGTTCCAGTATCCACAATGGCAGTTATCATATCACTCATCCTGTACTAGCAAACTACAGTGAAAAATGCGAAGCGGCACGCTTTCCATTATATTGTCGATGCCCTAGAATGATTTTTTTTTACTTACAGTTGCTTGATCAACATATATTGTATATAGCCTAAAATCCAGTTTTATAAATGTATCTCAACCAGATATGATTAGCATAAGAAACCTAACGTAGCCCTAAACTAGAAAGAAGAAAAAATTAAGAAACCCTGGATAAAATGTTTATTTTGCACTATTCAGCAGTGGACTGAAACTCTGGAGGAAATAGAAGTAATGCACTCAAATGGAATATTAAGGCCATCTATTGGGTATTTTGATGCTGACATGCTGTTTGCTGTATACACCGGAAGTCCTTTTCCCATGGATGGCATGTAATCCATTTTCTGTAATTTCAGTAAAATATAATGCCTCCAGTTTTGTACATACTTCCAGGGCCAGTTACCAGATGGAACAGAAATTGCAGTTAAAAGGCTTGCCTCACATTCAGGACAGGGTTTCACAGAATTCGAAAATGAAGTTGAACTTATTGCAAAACTACAACACAGTAATCTGGTCAAGCTCATGGGATGCTGCATTAAGGGAGAGGAAAAACTTTTGGTGTACGAATATTTGCCAAATAAGAGCTTGGACTTCTTCATCTTTGGTACGCACAATGTAGTTTAACCATATTTTGGACTGCATTTCATCCGTACTATAAAATGCACTATCTCATGTGCAGATGTTAACCGAACAACTTTGGTTGATTGGAATAAAAGATGTGTGATAATCGAAGGGATAGCCCAAGGTCTACTGTATCTCCACAAGCACTCTCGGTTGCGCATCATACACAGAGACCTTAAGGCCAGCAACATTCTCTTGGACCAGGACATGAATCCTAAAATTTCTGATTTTGGGCTAGCAAAAATTTTCAGCACCAATGATACTCAAGGAAGCACAAAGAAGGTGGTGGGAACATAGTAAGTGTATGAAACAATTAATTAGCTGATTCATCAACCTTTAAATTTTTTATATAATATTTTACTTGTGCCTCCAACTCATTTCAGTGGTTATATGGCTCCGGAGTATGCATCTGAAGGAATTTACTCGATCAAATCTGACGTGTTCAGTT
The Aegilops tauschii subsp. strangulata cultivar AL8/78 chromosome 3, Aet v6.0, whole genome shotgun sequence genome window above contains:
- the LOC109770821 gene encoding G-type lectin S-receptor-like serine/threonine-protein kinase SD1-1 isoform X3, with protein sequence MFNWLSVLETQLTQEGALDYHCGSSITVNISVYYLFCCMDEKAKKRPEEDALAWRLEQKSSEFILFDLSEILHATHNFSKENLLGQGGFGPVYKGQLPDGTEIAVKRLASHSGQGFTEFENEVELIAKLQHSNLVKLMGCCIKGEEKLLVYEYLPNKSLDFFIFDVNRTTLVDWNKRCVIIEGIAQGLLYLHKHSRLRIIHRDLKASNILLDQDMNPKISDFGLAKIFSTNDTQGSTKKVVGTYGYMAPEYASEGIYSIKSDVFSFGVLLLEILSGKKNSGFHQHEDFLNLLGYSWHLWEGGRCLELLEASIVEEIHAAEASRYINIALMCVQERADDRPTMSTVVSMLNSENVNLPEPKHPAYFNLRVSKEDESGSVPYSNNADTICSNNDLTITEEPDGR
- the LOC109770821 gene encoding G-type lectin S-receptor-like serine/threonine-protein kinase At4g03230 isoform X5 — protein: MDEKAKKRPEEDALAWRLEQKSSEFILFDLSEILHATHNFSKENLLGQGGFGPVYKGQLPDGTEIAVKRLASHSGQGFTEFENEVELIAKLQHSNLVKLMGCCIKGEEKLLVYEYLPNKSLDFFIFDVNRTTLVDWNKRCVIIEGIAQGLLYLHKHSRLRIIHRDLKASNILLDQDMNPKISDFGLAKIFSTNDTQGSTKKVVGTYGYMAPEYASEGIYSIKSDVFSFGVLLLEILSGKKNSGFHQHEDFLNLLGYSWHLWEGGRCLELLEASIVEEIHAAEASRYINIALMCVQERADDRPTMSTVVSMLNSENVNLPEPKHPAYFNLRVSKEDESGSVPYSNNADTICSNNDLTITEEPDGR
- the LOC109770821 gene encoding G-type lectin S-receptor-like serine/threonine-protein kinase At4g03230 isoform X4 — protein: MRRRRKGTEILHDQAAMNRPEEDALAWRLEQKSSEFILFDLSEILHATHNFSKENLLGQGGFGPVYKGQLPDGTEIAVKRLASHSGQGFTEFENEVELIAKLQHSNLVKLMGCCIKGEEKLLVYEYLPNKSLDFFIFDVNRTTLVDWNKRCVIIEGIAQGLLYLHKHSRLRIIHRDLKASNILLDQDMNPKISDFGLAKIFSTNDTQGSTKKVVGTYGYMAPEYASEGIYSIKSDVFSFGVLLLEILSGKKNSGFHQHEDFLNLLGYSWHLWEGGRCLELLEASIVEEIHAAEASRYINIALMCVQERADDRPTMSTVVSMLNSENVNLPEPKHPAYFNLRVSKEDESGSVPYSNNADTICSNNDLTITEEPDGR